The sequence below is a genomic window from Ensifer adhaerens.
CAGGGACGCGCTGGCGCTTCTGGCTGAAGGGGGCGCAGACCTCTCGCTGACCAAGAAGGCAGCCGTTCCGACCGGTACCGCGCATATCCTGGTCGGCGGCGATGGCGAGAACGTCATCGTGGTTGTGCCCGGCGCCAATGGCGAAGTCTCGGAAGCCGACGCCGAAAGAGCGGTCGCTGCGACGGAACGGGGCGGCTATCTGATGCTCCAGCTCGAAGTTCCGCCGGTATCCGTCGAAAAGGCGCTGACGCTTGCCAAGGCCAAGGGCGTGACGACCGTCATCAATACCGCCCCGCTGACAGCGGATGCGGTACGGCTCTCGGCCTTGGCCGATATCGTCATTTCCAACGAAACCGAATTCGAGCTGCTGATCGGCAGAAACGGCCTTTCAGCAGATGATCGGATCGCCGCCATGCAGGACCTTGCCACGAAAACCGGCCAGACCCTCATCGTCACACTCGGTGCCGATGGCGTCGTCGCCGTGCGCGATGGGAAGGTCCACAAGGCTGCCAGCCTCAGGATAACCCCGGTCGACACAGTTGGCGCAGGCGACACGTTCTGCGGCTATCTCGTCGCCAGCCTCGATGCCGGCCTCGATTTCGACGCGGCATTGACACGCGCAGCCAAGGCCGGTTCGCTCGCCTGCCTGAAGCCCGGTGCCCAGCCGGCGATTCCGCTCGCGAAAGAGGTGGATGGCTGAGGGTGCCTCGCGCTCCAATCTCCCCCCTGGTGGGGGAGAAAGCAAAATCACGGTCTTAGCCGCAGGCTAAGTCGTAGATTTTGCAAGAGAGGGGGTAAGGCTGCGGGGAAGAATTTACCCCCTCACCTGGAGAATCTAGCACTTAGCTTGCAGCTAAGATACTGATTTTCCTTCCTCTCCCACCAGGGGAGAGGCAAATCTGCCGCGCCGTATTTCCACACCTTCAACAACTCCCCTTATCCTACCGTTCTCCCGTCACCGGATGGGCCAGCGACGGTTGGCCCAGGCGGGAGGAGAGCCTGATGCGATTTCTCGTAACGTGTGGGACATTGCATCAGGGGGCGCGGGCGGCATTGAGACAAAAACCTCAATGAAACGA
It includes:
- a CDS encoding ribokinase, whose product is MITVFGSINMDLIATTDRLPKPGETVAGRSFATAAGGKGANQALAATRAGASVKMAGAVGDDAFARDALALLAEGGADLSLTKKAAVPTGTAHILVGGDGENVIVVVPGANGEVSEADAERAVAATERGGYLMLQLEVPPVSVEKALTLAKAKGVTTVINTAPLTADAVRLSALADIVISNETEFELLIGRNGLSADDRIAAMQDLATKTGQTLIVTLGADGVVAVRDGKVHKAASLRITPVDTVGAGDTFCGYLVASLDAGLDFDAALTRAAKAGSLACLKPGAQPAIPLAKEVDG